TTCACTAACACAAAAACAACCTATAGTCTATTGTTTGTTCAACTTCATGTTTTTTTGAGCAGTGCACCGATTTGTTCGTACTTTATTTCAGTGATGCTATCGTTATCGATGAATTCTTTTTTGAATTTGGCTTTCGTTAGTTCCATTAGAAAGTCGGTTATGTAAATGTCCTGCAGCTCTTTTGGTATCTTGGAATGAAAGGGGTTGATTCCAATCATTAAATctggtaaaaaaaaagaaacatttgtgAGTAATAATATTGTAACACTAGTTCACGTGAAGAACGGCAGAGTAATTCCATAATTATGTCAGGCCTGGAGCCTATTCCACAGAGGTATAGTGAGCATTACAAATTACTGACGAAAgatgttgtaaagtatggagtagtacagagtgatttatatagaactgacagatttctttctttaattattccgttggaaattaattcaatgacccaattatagcaccaaattaagcagaatgttctggagtttcgattccttgtcactagatgcgcagatgtttatgttttattcctattgttggcagcactgacccaattttagcaccaaattaagcagaatgttctggagtttcgattccttgtcactagatgcgcagatgtttatgttttattcctattgttggtagcactagatgcgcagatgtttatgttttattcctattgttggcagctgtttccgacattttgtgtcaacgtgaaaatgcagtacacattaaatcaacgactctttatgtgaactcacagaactcacgccattgggccatcgaaaatccacatgtcatccaagAAGCACCTATGAAcacggttaaaatcggagtttggtgcgcaatatccgcacagagaatagtgaggccaatttttttttaaccagactgtgaacactgcagagtaccgactgattttcatggagtttgttgagcaactggacgatgtagagctgagtcaaggatattttcagcaagatggcgctacatgccatacatcaaatgaacatggaactaattgcaagtttctttgacgaccgaataatttccaggcacctgtggccaccgagatctccggatttgacaacgccggatttctttctatggggttacttaaaagacagggtttacgccacacgtccccagataTTGTACGATCTAAAGCACAACATCACATAGGAGATTCAaactattgacaacagagtcctccaacgagtgaccagtaacatggaacgacgtgttgagttgtgccttatgcaggatggaggacattttcaacatttgctacagaggtaaataatctcccaaaattcctctacattttaggtataataagttgtcgctagcacaattcgttttgaaacaattaatgaaagaaatgtgtcagttctatataaatcactctgtatcttTCTGTTTCACGAAAGAATTAAAGCGTGTTGTATATTGCCAATGAATCGCTACTATAGGGGAACTACTTagtaaactccgttggtctgcgcatgcgccaATCTTAAAAAGTGGCACAATCCtcgttcctaattgtcagccaataaggGAACAAGGCGTTACTTACGCAAACTTTCAAAAACGCAGAATATTTTCACATtgtttatacttaataataaaaactcaaaaagtagttacagtaaggaaaaaagcatgttgaagggtattgtttgcagatttttaagatgtttgaaTCACcgaaatataacaaatgtaagacttgTTAATTATAGTTTCTTTTATACTATTGTACTGTGAGAAGATATGTCAATCAGCGATAAACTTTTTTCTTGAAAAGATGAGTGGGTAGTTGCTGTTTATGAAATCGTCGAAATAGATTAAACTctgttgagaaaaaaaaaacatattaattgAATGAGCCAACAAGCTGTcaagagaaaagaaattggctgggtcactggctaagaagaatctGGCTACTGAAGgaccactggaaggaatggtgaaagggagaaatgtacggtgcagaagaagatattaggtgacagacaacattaatatattattatgggTCATATATGCTGAGACCAGaaggaaggcagaaattaggaaagattggagatggCTTTGCAGTGGAAGATTCGTcgttggacagaaaactataaatgaatgaatgaattaatgaaacatTCACCTCTCATTCTGCTAGTGAGCTTGAAATCGTAAGAAAGTTCCCTCCATTTAATGTCTACAATCTCGAACCCCGCACCTTTGTAGAGGCTTCTCAAATCTTCAACAGGGTCTTTTGAATGCTGATAGGGTGCTGGAATGTTTAAGTCCTGAAACAGTCATAAAATTTTTCTGAATAAATATAACCGGTCTCAAATTAGGTAAGAAAGAACTGCATGCACTCCTACACTATTAAGGAtgcttcacaataaaccgggaacaaaaacgacaacgagaacgagaacagaaatattgttaaaatatatgtacttaaatgtgagtattcacaattaactattgtgaatgctcacatttaaatacattcattttaacattatttccgttttcgtttttgttgtttccgtttccggtttattgtgaaccagccattaTTCGTAAGCCCGTGAAATATATTGAAGATCGTATCGCCTTTAGTTAGAGATGTCGCCAAATAATTTGTCCGCGAGGTTCGCTGATGGTGATGGGAAGGCGGAGCTTACAGCCTGATCAATCGCATGAGAGCTGAAGGTGTCTTAGCGGCTGGGAGCAGTATCAGGAAAGGAGTGTGGAAAGGGTTAGACTCCCGTCACGTGATCTGAAGATATGAGTGACTAACCAGAAAATGATTTTTGCGTCGCGGACAAATACATGAGGGCTATTCCATaagaaatcgatcagtaaaaaacctcgcattttttataccctaattttttccctatttatacaaggtgctgaggagagtgcattttcaaaaatatactatcgaaagtcaaacggttttcgtattattgagcgacaaatttagcgtattttataaaaacaagcctctttcagcgctcagaactctggaaccatttactgcagaacattgaacgagagctcattttgaagctgacatttggtaggttatgttaagaagtaatccttatttttattgtacacagagagacagataatctgattttacttacttttaggctttttgctcatttgtaaaaatgtgaaaaaaaatattgagaaaataccttgcattattaagagggattcggcattgtttggttagtggctcggcaataagtttcgagggtattaaataaattattttcacacgcctagacttgaacggcgcagtcccgcacgcactggccgagagctgttTGGCGtttggcgtcattttactcctgtgtttatgaaaacctgtaatAGTCTAaacacaactaacctaatatcctcaagttgtggtataaattcctacctttaattATGACTAGGCttagtattccagctacctaaagactgaagttaaagacacattggataTATAGTAcgtcgaacacaggtaatgcaacggataaggctATAAACAAACAGTTCGTcgttgcgtgttcgtggagtacagacattctgaagctatgtagtaacacatgcttgagccttgacgttcattttcgtcgtgatctttgcagtgaataataacgtgcattcgtaagttacggaacttgaacatatgcggatgtcactagaaattattttatattgcaagaaattccttcaatagcacatgacgttattggtgtatgatgtagtacaagatattcctattgtctgatattttttcatgtttcattaggatattgcatgtcgttcatcactgaaaacccactaattttatgtgtacttttctagaaatttactaaaatgtaaattatttaatttaataattggaatgttggcactgaacaacatggtaggctacacaactcCATGCTAaatgtcgagttaatatcttcatagttttgagattttgatggtactggttctttttgaTTGCGTTCAACACAATTTTCGtgtcttttggtattgcagtgtctttcagcgcactgtttttgtcacgttTACATCTATTTTACACAACTTACAtgtagtgaaaatattaattcaaatatcctcaactatgccctgcaatattacacgcttgagcgtcttacctaaggctttttacctctgcaatgaaccatCAAACAGCAACAAagctgtagttatttaaataatacgactagtaagagcagtgatcgataagactattcACTATAATTGCGTCCCGGTTTTCACTTTGTGGagaaagagggcagaggatgcgcaACTATTTTGTGTACGAACGTActtatacctgcgctgtgacgtcacatatacttagaatgaggcaacttcattccagtttattggtagctggaatacgaagcctaattatGACACGAGTCTTTTTGTTCTGCCACCTATGAGTAATATTTTGTACTATTTTCTCTGATCAACTTCAGAACACTGCTACCTTTCCTTACCTCTTTCTGCAAATTTgaaaccttgtgcacacaaaataaattattggcactgaaaagttccTTTTCATAAGCTTGAAGATACGCATTCGACAAATACAGACAAATCTgctttttttagtattttgaagGTATTGTTGTCAGTGAGATAACCGTTTACtgaatttttttccgttttacTCAATTGAAATCTATGATTGTCATTCTTCTAGTAAAATACTCACAATTTCTTTGTTCCactcaacgagctagaagtaagcTAGCCCGTTGGTTCCGCATAGTCGGCCATGTTTAATGTTTATGTTTGAACTTCAAAATCTGCACACTAGATAGCGCTGCTATCGCACACCTGCTTCACTGATTGGTTGGTGTCATCCAATATTTGACGAAAATAGGAACTGTTATGTTCAACATTAAACCAAAATCGATTTTACCATTATATGATTATGAGCAACAGGAATTTGATACAATTcaactgaattaaatttaatgaacaataaatttaacGAAAAATTTGACCGTGAGcaacagaaataaatgtttttatagtGATGCATGGTTATAGGCGTACTATTAAAAACGATTCTCACCTTTACATAAGGCTGCCATTCATCTTTCTTGCTTTGATTACTAAGTGCAACTAATACATTAGATTTTATCCCGACGCTAAGCACAGCCTCTCCTCCAGGTCGCAGCATGTTGTATATATTAGTTATAGCTCGCCTGAAAACAGACAGGAAACAGGGAGTCCTGAACAGAAATCGAAGACCACTTTCATCAACCAAATTTAAGACAGGTTGATTAACGTCAAGTGTTCAACGATTCAACAATGTCTAATGTGACAACTCAACAAGTTTAATATCTTagttataactagccgtacccgtgcgctccgctgtacccgttagaaataaatataaagtaattacataattaaaataggacatttgatccagggaacatttgtgtttgatagaaggataaatcgtttaatatgttaatttaaattggatccaaataattaaaatgcgatcattttggtccagagaccactcatttggtgcaatgacaattcctttaacatgtttgttaatttttattacatgcaaccatagtttaatgaagattgacatcatttagatttaatgtgtatattttattttacttgctataggtttccatttaattatggtaataacttaattttaacccttgttttctaagtattcagtaaatggcgcttggcccactatggttctgaacccttcaaataacttaaattatattatattatattatattatattatattatattatattatattatatcagaagttactgtaataacattatagcattatgtccatttagagaaactacactttccaatggtgaaataataattatacaaatcggttaatttagcttccgatattacttcatacaaacacagaaacattttctgtaggctatctttcatagctttcgattgttgctgtccaaggccactTATagtcgaagtcatttgttttttaattgattacacggccttagatggcagttattttaattttaaaactc
This sequence is a window from Periplaneta americana isolate PAMFEO1 chromosome 2, P.americana_PAMFEO1_priV1, whole genome shotgun sequence. Protein-coding genes within it:
- the LOC138694878 gene encoding juvenile hormone acid O-methyltransferase-like isoform X2 codes for the protein MLNAEAFSRENHLTKRDAEQILSEYMHLMTWTSGERILDLGCGPGTNTVEVLLPRLPDDFQILVGADVSQPMLQIASSKYKHPKLKFLHLDLSEDIPAHSQFRTPGFDKIFGLYILHWIPDQRRAITNIYNMLRPGGEAVLSVGIKSNVLVALSNQSKKDEWQPYVKDLNIPAPYQHSKDPVEDLRSLYKGAGFEIVDIKWRELSYDFKLTSRMRDLMIGINPFHSKIPKELQDIYITDFLMELTKAKFKKEFIDNDSITEIKYEQIGALLKKT
- the LOC138694878 gene encoding juvenile hormone acid O-methyltransferase-like isoform X1; this encodes MSSGPNEHCQSKMLNAEAFSRENHLTKRDAEQILSEYMHLMTWTSGERILDLGCGPGTNTVEVLLPRLPDDFQILVGADVSQPMLQIASSKYKHPKLKFLHLDLSEDIPAHSQFRTPGFDKIFGLYILHWIPDQRRAITNIYNMLRPGGEAVLSVGIKSNVLVALSNQSKKDEWQPYVKDLNIPAPYQHSKDPVEDLRSLYKGAGFEIVDIKWRELSYDFKLTSRMRDLMIGINPFHSKIPKELQDIYITDFLMELTKAKFKKEFIDNDSITEIKYEQIGALLKKT